A genomic region of Streptosporangium lutulentum contains the following coding sequences:
- a CDS encoding transposase, producing the protein MGETRRRFDPEFRAGAVRIVRETGKSIAQVAKDLGINAGTLANWVQMDRLAREQNAGSEELSGSEREELARLRRQRAEWAKERAELEMERDVLKRSVVLWVKEATGR; encoded by the coding sequence GTGGGAGAGACCAGACGCAGGTTCGATCCGGAGTTCCGGGCGGGCGCGGTGCGCATCGTGCGGGAGACAGGAAAGTCGATCGCGCAAGTCGCCAAGGATCTGGGCATCAATGCGGGCACGCTGGCCAACTGGGTGCAGATGGACCGGCTGGCCCGCGAGCAGAACGCCGGCAGCGAGGAACTGTCCGGATCCGAGCGGGAAGAGCTCGCCAGGTTGCGCAGGCAGCGGGCGGAGTGGGCCAAGGAGCGCGCCGAGCTGGAGATGGAGCGTGATGTCCTCAAACGCTCCGTGGTCTTGTGGGTCAAGGAAGCGACGGGCCGGTAA
- a CDS encoding IS3 family transposase, translating to MAAFISSQKTEHDVPHAVTCRALGVSQSWYYKWRDRAPTARQQRRKDLDAEIAAKFTASGGTYGSPRITRDLHEQGWRISENTVAQRMAELGLAGRAPRRRRSLTRQGKRPAAPDLVRRSFTAVAPDVLWCGDVTEIVTDEGKLYLATVEDLFSRRLLGYAMSEHHDAALTIASLQMAAVTRGGNVDGVIFHTDRGSEYTAARFQAACRHWGVVQSMGRVGCALDNAAAESFNSTLKVEYVHRHRFRARAEARLKIATWIADFYNARRRHSAADGLPPIVYEQQIMTARIAARARLQEASAA from the coding sequence GTGGCGGCCTTCATCAGCTCCCAGAAGACCGAGCACGACGTCCCCCACGCGGTGACCTGCCGGGCCTTGGGTGTCTCGCAGTCTTGGTACTACAAGTGGCGCGACCGGGCGCCAACGGCCCGCCAGCAGCGCCGCAAGGATCTCGACGCGGAGATTGCGGCGAAGTTCACCGCCTCGGGCGGCACCTACGGCAGCCCACGCATCACCCGTGACCTACACGAACAGGGATGGCGGATATCGGAGAACACCGTCGCGCAGCGCATGGCCGAGCTTGGCTTAGCCGGCAGAGCACCAAGGAGACGCCGATCGCTGACCCGGCAGGGCAAACGGCCTGCCGCCCCTGACCTGGTGCGGCGCTCGTTCACTGCGGTCGCGCCGGACGTGCTGTGGTGCGGCGATGTGACCGAGATCGTCACCGACGAGGGCAAGCTGTATCTGGCCACGGTCGAGGATCTGTTCTCCCGCCGGTTGCTGGGGTATGCGATGTCGGAGCATCACGATGCGGCGCTGACCATTGCCTCCCTGCAGATGGCCGCTGTCACCCGCGGCGGGAACGTCGACGGGGTGATCTTCCACACCGATCGCGGCAGCGAGTACACCGCTGCCCGCTTCCAAGCAGCCTGCCGGCATTGGGGCGTGGTCCAGTCGATGGGCCGGGTCGGCTGTGCACTGGACAACGCCGCCGCCGAGTCGTTCAACTCCACCCTCAAGGTCGAATACGTGCACCGACACCGCTTCCGCGCCCGGGCCGAAGCCCGGCTGAAGATCGCGACCTGGATCGCTGACTTCTACAACGCTCGCCGACGACACAGCGCCGCTGACGGGCTACCACCGATCGTCTACGAGCAGCAGATCATGACCGCTCGAATAGCCGCCAGAGCGAGGCTTCAGGAGGCCAGCGCCGCATAA
- a CDS encoding RNA polymerase sigma factor — protein MQDPRGPSGARDRFEALYLAHYLAIHRYVLRRTESPDDIADVIAETFLVAWRRLDSVPAGEATVLWLYGAARRVLANHRRGESRRTALASRLRDELAAGRGTMPAHSQAEAVHTAFATLTPAEREVLALAYWEQLTGPQIAKVLNCSSTAARLRLYRARKRLTRLLETTDEFHVISVLRGETR, from the coding sequence GTGCAGGATCCACGCGGGCCCTCCGGCGCGCGCGATCGTTTCGAGGCACTCTACCTCGCCCATTACCTGGCGATCCATCGCTATGTGCTGCGTCGTACCGAGTCGCCCGACGACATCGCCGACGTGATCGCGGAGACTTTCCTCGTCGCGTGGCGGCGGCTGGACAGCGTTCCCGCGGGAGAGGCCACCGTGTTGTGGTTGTACGGCGCGGCCCGCCGCGTCCTGGCCAACCACCGGCGCGGGGAGTCACGCCGCACCGCGCTGGCCTCGCGGCTACGTGACGAACTGGCCGCCGGTCGGGGGACGATGCCTGCCCATTCACAAGCCGAGGCAGTCCACACCGCCTTCGCCACCTTGACCCCAGCAGAACGGGAGGTACTCGCGCTGGCCTACTGGGAACAACTGACCGGCCCACAGATCGCCAAGGTGCTCAACTGCAGCAGCACTGCCGCCCGGCTGCGTCTGTACCGGGCCCGCAAGCGGCTGACTCGGCTGCTCGAGACGACAGACGAGTTCCATGTGATCTCCGTTTTGAGGGGAGAGACCCGATGA